A genomic segment from Methanothrix sp. encodes:
- a CDS encoding DUF1699 family protein gives MRLRVVSSKKEISDLNRNEQVVHLAFRASNMDVMNLVRTCPRLKAVQIPPSYYQTMSKAAQQFLELQGIEIIKGDVWGHRKDIDEYYSVSEKVIDRIASLMAEGYSIDETVKKVHRETKLSEDLIRYLLKEQVMA, from the coding sequence ATGAGATTAAGGGTTGTGAGCTCTAAGAAGGAGATATCCGACCTGAACCGGAACGAGCAGGTCGTCCATCTCGCATTCAGGGCCTCCAACATGGACGTCATGAACCTGGTCAGGACGTGCCCGCGGCTCAAGGCAGTTCAGATTCCTCCATCTTACTATCAGACGATGTCGAAGGCAGCACAGCAGTTCCTCGAGCTTCAGGGGATAGAGATCATCAAGGGAGACGTCTGGGGCCATCGCAAGGACATAGACGAGTACTACTCCGTGAGCGAGAAGGTCATAGATCGAATAGCCTCGCTCATGGCTGAGGGCTACAGCATCGATGAGACCGTTAAAAAGGTGCATCGAGAGACGAAGCTCTCCGAGGATCTCATACGCTATCTCCTGAAGGAGCAGGTGATGGCCTGA